The Virgibacillus dokdonensis genome includes a window with the following:
- a CDS encoding acyl-CoA thioesterase — MSSIKTPIAVRYQETDQMGVVYHANYLVWFEIGRTKFIESLGLKYTEMEAHQIVSPVTNANIQFKHPIRYGEQVTVETWLESYNGIRTVYGYYILNGQEKVAVSGTTEHVIVNKHTFRPLSLKKTFPTWHQAYKSQLKGEKESGIRH; from the coding sequence TTGTCAAGTATAAAAACACCAATCGCAGTACGTTATCAAGAAACAGATCAGATGGGAGTTGTATATCATGCTAATTATTTAGTGTGGTTTGAAATTGGAAGAACGAAATTTATTGAATCATTAGGGTTAAAATATACAGAAATGGAAGCACATCAAATCGTTTCGCCTGTCACTAACGCAAACATTCAATTTAAACACCCAATTCGTTACGGGGAACAAGTAACTGTTGAAACGTGGCTAGAATCTTATAATGGCATACGTACAGTCTACGGTTATTATATATTGAATGGGCAAGAGAAAGTTGCTGTTAGTGGGACAACGGAACATGTTATTGTGAATAAGCACACGTTTCGTCCGCTATCGCTGAAGAAGACCTTTCCAACCTGGCATCAAGCATATAAAAGTCAATTAAAAGGAGAAAAAGAAAGTGGCATTCGGCATTAG
- a CDS encoding ABC transporter ATP-binding protein has product MIEFNQVYKTYPDGTEAVKDISFQVEKGEFITLIGPSGCGKTTTIKMVNRLMEPTSGDIYIKGENIRAFPIDQLRWNIGYVLQEIALFPHMTIEENIAVVPELKKWDRRRIRNRSKELLEMVGLDPSMYKKKLPVELSGGQQQRIGVIRALAGDPDIILMDEPFSALDPISRQQLQTDIQRLQQEVKKTILFVTHDIKEAMALGDRVCLMNEGEIVQFDTPDNLVRHPKTTFVKEFTGKSQSPWETPVETIASSARKHILSRTALKQGEYDPNLLYIIEDENNNYVGMVKQGRTMEGIQLQHNLPLSEVVHMTEEVDQDFFPIVKENKLVGVFQFRDMVAYLKDQSLFAGGSEDE; this is encoded by the coding sequence ATGATTGAATTTAACCAAGTTTACAAAACATATCCAGATGGAACAGAAGCTGTAAAAGATATTTCTTTTCAAGTCGAAAAAGGAGAATTTATTACTTTAATTGGCCCAAGTGGTTGTGGTAAAACAACAACAATTAAAATGGTTAATCGACTAATGGAACCAACTTCAGGTGACATTTACATAAAAGGAGAAAATATTAGGGCATTTCCAATTGACCAGTTACGGTGGAATATTGGTTACGTACTACAAGAAATAGCTTTATTTCCTCATATGACCATAGAAGAAAATATCGCAGTTGTTCCTGAATTAAAAAAATGGGATCGACGACGAATTCGAAATCGATCTAAGGAACTATTAGAGATGGTCGGTCTTGATCCATCCATGTATAAGAAAAAACTGCCAGTCGAACTTTCTGGTGGTCAGCAACAGCGTATTGGAGTTATTCGTGCTTTGGCAGGTGATCCGGATATTATATTGATGGATGAGCCATTTAGTGCCTTAGATCCGATCAGTAGGCAGCAATTGCAAACAGATATCCAAAGATTACAACAAGAAGTGAAAAAAACCATTTTGTTTGTTACCCATGATATAAAAGAAGCAATGGCATTAGGGGATCGTGTTTGTTTAATGAATGAAGGGGAAATTGTACAGTTTGATACACCAGACAATCTCGTACGTCACCCGAAAACTACATTTGTAAAAGAATTCACTGGTAAAAGTCAGTCACCTTGGGAGACACCTGTGGAAACAATTGCTTCTTCTGCAAGAAAACATATATTAAGCCGAACTGCTTTGAAACAAGGAGAATATGATCCTAACCTACTATATATAATAGAGGATGAAAATAATAATTATGTTGGTATGGTGAAACAAGGTAGGACGATGGAAGGCATACAACTACAACATAATCTTCCTTTATCAGAGGTGGTCCATATGACAGAAGAAGTAGACCAAGATTTCTTCCCAATAGTAAAAGAAAATAAACTTGTTGGAGTGTTTCAATTTAGAGATATGGTTGCGTATTTAAAAGATCAGTCCCTGTTTGCAGGGGGATCAGAAGATGAATGA
- a CDS encoding ABC transporter permease/substrate-binding protein has product MNEFINAFQNRQGMLAETIWEHLQISLISLIIAILIAVPLGLLLTRFPKIAEPVIGLTAILQTIPSLAVLAFLIPFFGIGTLPAVIALTAYGLLPILRNSYTGIKEVEQAYIEAATGMGMNSYKRLIKVELPIAMPVLMAGVRTSMVLIVGTTTLAALIGAGGLGEIILLGLDRGADVNLILLGAIPAALLAIALDVILRWFERVSKKAGIKTLLVMLLLAICIVIAPFVIETEEKEDIVIGGKLGAEPTILMNMYKLLIEEGMDLNVTLKPNLGKTAFVFEALEQGSIDVYPEFTGTAIVTHLEEETTSQNELEVYQQAKDGMEEAFDMAYLQPMDYNNTYTVATTKEIADQYNLQTMEDIKQVEEQLIAGFTLEFKDRYDGYVGMQDVYELDIADVNTMDPGLRQEALTSGEVDLIDAYATDSYMEELGLVALEDTKNLFPPYQGAPLLRNDTLEKQPGLEQVLNQLGGKITDQQMREMNYLVDYEDQSPEKVAKDFLTDQGLLQ; this is encoded by the coding sequence ATGAATGAGTTTATAAACGCATTTCAAAACCGACAAGGAATGCTTGCTGAAACTATTTGGGAGCATTTGCAAATATCACTTATTTCTTTAATTATTGCTATTTTAATTGCCGTTCCTTTAGGGCTCTTGTTAACAAGATTTCCTAAAATAGCTGAACCGGTCATAGGTCTTACAGCTATTTTACAGACTATTCCAAGTTTAGCGGTGTTAGCATTTTTAATTCCTTTTTTCGGTATTGGAACGCTACCAGCTGTTATCGCTTTAACTGCTTACGGTTTACTGCCAATTTTACGAAATAGTTATACTGGGATTAAAGAAGTAGAGCAAGCTTATATTGAAGCAGCAACTGGCATGGGGATGAATTCTTATAAGCGGTTAATAAAAGTTGAACTACCTATTGCGATGCCAGTATTAATGGCAGGAGTTCGGACATCTATGGTTTTAATTGTTGGAACAACTACATTAGCCGCTTTAATTGGAGCTGGCGGTTTAGGAGAAATTATTCTATTAGGCTTAGACCGTGGAGCTGATGTTAATTTAATTTTATTAGGAGCTATACCTGCCGCTTTACTTGCAATTGCACTCGATGTCATTTTACGGTGGTTTGAACGAGTTTCTAAGAAAGCAGGCATTAAAACGCTGTTAGTTATGTTACTACTTGCTATATGTATTGTTATCGCTCCATTCGTTATCGAAACGGAAGAAAAGGAAGACATCGTGATCGGTGGGAAATTAGGGGCTGAGCCCACTATTTTAATGAATATGTACAAGCTCTTAATAGAAGAGGGAATGGATTTAAACGTTACCCTAAAGCCAAATCTTGGAAAAACAGCATTTGTGTTTGAGGCATTGGAACAAGGAAGTATTGATGTTTATCCTGAATTTACAGGAACAGCCATTGTTACTCATTTAGAGGAAGAGACAACTAGCCAAAATGAACTAGAAGTGTATCAACAAGCCAAAGATGGAATGGAAGAGGCATTTGATATGGCATATTTACAGCCGATGGATTATAATAATACGTACACCGTTGCAACGACAAAAGAAATAGCTGATCAATATAACTTGCAAACAATGGAAGACATTAAACAAGTAGAAGAACAGTTGATTGCAGGATTTACATTGGAATTTAAGGACAGATACGATGGATATGTTGGAATGCAGGATGTTTATGAGCTGGACATTGCAGATGTTAACACAATGGATCCTGGTTTGCGACAGGAAGCATTAACATCGGGTGAAGTTGATCTCATTGATGCATATGCAACAGATAGTTACATGGAAGAGCTTGGTTTAGTTGCTTTAGAAGATACGAAAAATTTATTTCCTCCTTATCAAGGTGCACCTCTTTTACGTAACGATACTTTAGAAAAACAACCTGGACTAGAGCAAGTTTTAAATCAGCTTGGAGGTAAAATAACGGATCAACAAATGAGGGAAATGAATTATCTAGTGGACTATGAAGATCAGTCACCTGAAAAAGTTGCTAAAGATTTTTTAACAGATCAGGGATTATTACAATAA
- a CDS encoding CoA-binding protein, with product MTWENPTNEELKQILATAKTIAVVGLSNNPERTSYQIAKIMQQEGYKIIPVNPTVEEVLGEKAYTSLSEVPDSIDIINVFRKPEFLPEIAEQAVKTSCRVFWAQQGIVNEEAYHYLKRHGFTVIMDLCIKVVHAVLVK from the coding sequence ATGACTTGGGAAAACCCAACAAATGAAGAACTGAAGCAGATTCTAGCTACCGCTAAAACAATTGCCGTTGTTGGATTATCCAATAATCCAGAACGAACATCTTACCAAATTGCTAAGATTATGCAACAAGAAGGGTATAAAATCATTCCTGTAAACCCCACTGTAGAGGAAGTTCTTGGGGAAAAAGCCTATACGTCGTTGTCAGAAGTACCTGATTCAATAGATATTATTAATGTGTTTCGCAAACCAGAATTTTTACCTGAAATTGCAGAACAAGCTGTAAAAACAAGTTGTAGGGTTTTTTGGGCTCAACAAGGTATTGTTAATGAAGAAGCATATCATTACTTAAAGCGTCATGGCTTTACTGTTATTATGGACTTATGTATTAAAGTAGTCCATGCTGTGTTGGTGAAATAA
- the plsY gene encoding glycerol-3-phosphate 1-O-acyltransferase PlsY, with product MEFILFAFIAYLLGSIPSALIVGKVGYNKDVRQHGSGNLGATNTFRVLGIKAGIIVTLADILKGTAATLIPLIFDADVHRLIIGLFAVIGHTYPIFAKMKGGKAVATSAGIILGINPLLFLLMISTFIISLYISKYVSLSSIITGVITVILSFVFQNTGLIIVTSLLTIFVIYRHRENLKRIKNKTEPKITWM from the coding sequence ATGGAATTTATTCTGTTTGCTTTTATAGCCTATTTACTTGGTTCAATCCCTTCAGCGCTTATTGTTGGTAAGGTTGGATATAACAAAGATGTACGGCAGCATGGAAGCGGAAATTTAGGGGCAACTAACACCTTTCGTGTATTAGGTATAAAAGCTGGAATCATTGTAACTTTAGCTGACATTTTAAAAGGGACTGCAGCAACACTCATCCCCCTAATATTTGACGCTGATGTACACAGACTTATTATTGGACTGTTCGCCGTTATTGGTCACACATACCCGATTTTTGCTAAAATGAAAGGTGGAAAAGCGGTTGCAACGTCTGCAGGAATCATTTTAGGTATTAATCCACTATTATTTTTATTGATGATATCAACTTTCATTATTAGCTTGTATATTTCTAAATATGTGTCGCTTTCCTCCATTATTACTGGAGTCATAACAGTTATTCTTTCTTTTGTTTTTCAAAATACAGGATTAATTATCGTTACGTCACTATTAACTATTTTCGTGATATATAGACATCGGGAAAATTTAAAGCGAATAAAGAACAAAACAGAGCCAAAAATTACGTGGATGTAG
- the parE gene encoding DNA topoisomerase IV subunit B — protein MTKQANSYSDDSIQVLEGLEAVRKRPGMYIGSTDLRGLHHLVFEIVDNAVDEALAGFGDVIKVMIHKDNSISVTDYGRGIPTGMHRSGKPTPEVIFTILHAGGKFGQGGYKTSGGLHGVGASVVNALSEWLEVTIHRDGHKYFQRFENGGKRVGTLEKKGTTKLTGSTIHFKPDPTIFTSTVYDFETLSERLREAAFLLKGLTIELHDVRYHQVEKYQFPDGLKAFVNYLNEEKDTLHPVVAFEGEQQGIEVDFAFQFNDGFAESMLSFVNHVRTKDGGTHESGARTAITRTFNDYAKRTELLKEKDKNLEGTDIREGFTSIVSVRVPEDKLQFEGQTKGKLGTPEARSVVDAVVSGKLTFFLEENPDIANLLIKKAIKAKEAREAARKAREEARTGKKRKKRETLLSGKLTPAQSKNAKRNELYLVEGDSAGGSAKQGRDRKFQAVLPLRGKVINTEKAKLEDVFKNEEISTIIHTIGAGVGGDFDLEDVQYDKVIIMTDADTDGAHIQVLLLTFFYRYMRPLVEAGKVYIALPPLYQIAKGKGKKRQVAYAWDEQEMKRVAQEFKNGYSLQRYKGLGEMNADQLWETTMNPESRTLIRVTIDDLARAERRVTTLMGDKVEPRRKWIEGNVEFGLDEDSNILENDKIYTDE, from the coding sequence GTGACAAAACAAGCTAATTCATATAGTGATGACTCGATTCAAGTGCTAGAAGGCCTTGAGGCTGTACGAAAACGACCTGGAATGTATATTGGAAGTACAGATCTTCGAGGATTGCATCATCTTGTATTTGAAATAGTAGATAATGCGGTAGATGAGGCCTTGGCTGGATTTGGCGATGTCATTAAAGTAATGATACATAAGGATAATAGCATTTCCGTAACAGATTATGGACGAGGAATACCTACAGGCATGCATCGTTCAGGAAAACCAACTCCTGAAGTTATTTTTACGATTTTACATGCAGGAGGTAAATTCGGGCAAGGCGGTTATAAAACCAGTGGGGGTTTACATGGAGTTGGTGCTTCAGTAGTAAATGCTTTGTCAGAATGGCTTGAAGTAACGATTCATCGAGATGGGCATAAATATTTTCAGCGATTTGAAAATGGAGGTAAACGTGTTGGAACGTTGGAGAAAAAAGGAACGACGAAGTTAACTGGTTCGACCATTCATTTTAAACCTGACCCTACTATTTTTACTTCTACAGTTTATGATTTTGAGACACTATCAGAGCGATTACGAGAAGCAGCCTTTTTATTAAAAGGTCTAACTATTGAATTACATGATGTAAGATATCATCAAGTAGAGAAATACCAATTTCCAGATGGCTTAAAAGCGTTTGTAAATTATTTAAATGAGGAAAAGGATACACTTCATCCGGTTGTAGCTTTTGAAGGTGAACAACAAGGTATTGAGGTTGATTTTGCGTTTCAGTTTAATGATGGCTTTGCAGAGAGTATGCTTTCGTTTGTTAATCATGTTCGTACGAAAGATGGTGGGACGCATGAATCTGGGGCTCGAACGGCAATTACAAGAACGTTTAACGATTATGCAAAGCGGACAGAACTGTTAAAAGAAAAAGATAAAAATTTAGAAGGTACAGATATACGTGAAGGATTTACATCCATCGTCTCGGTACGTGTGCCTGAAGATAAATTACAATTTGAAGGTCAGACGAAAGGGAAATTAGGTACTCCTGAAGCAAGATCTGTAGTAGATGCCGTTGTTTCTGGAAAATTGACTTTTTTCCTTGAAGAAAACCCAGATATCGCCAATTTGCTGATTAAAAAAGCGATAAAAGCAAAGGAAGCGAGAGAGGCAGCTCGAAAAGCAAGGGAAGAAGCAAGAACAGGAAAAAAGCGAAAAAAGAGAGAAACCCTGCTTAGCGGAAAGCTTACTCCTGCTCAATCAAAAAATGCAAAACGAAATGAATTATACCTTGTAGAGGGAGATTCAGCAGGAGGCTCTGCCAAGCAAGGAAGAGACCGCAAGTTTCAAGCAGTACTTCCATTACGGGGGAAAGTAATTAATACAGAAAAAGCTAAACTGGAAGATGTTTTTAAGAATGAAGAAATCTCAACGATTATCCATACAATTGGTGCTGGTGTAGGCGGTGACTTCGATTTAGAGGATGTTCAATATGATAAAGTTATTATCATGACTGACGCAGACACGGATGGAGCACATATTCAAGTTTTATTGCTCACATTTTTTTACCGCTATATGCGCCCGCTTGTAGAAGCTGGAAAAGTCTATATTGCACTTCCCCCTTTATATCAAATTGCTAAAGGGAAAGGAAAAAAGAGACAAGTAGCCTATGCGTGGGATGAACAAGAAATGAAACGAGTCGCTCAAGAATTTAAAAATGGCTATTCATTACAACGCTATAAAGGTTTAGGAGAAATGAATGCAGATCAACTTTGGGAGACAACCATGAACCCTGAATCCCGAACGTTAATTCGTGTTACTATTGATGATTTAGCACGTGCTGAACGTAGAGTAACAACATTGATGGGGGATAAAGTAGAACCACGAAGAAAATGGATTGAAGGCAATGTTGAATTCGGTTTGGATGAGGATTCCAATATTTTAGAAAATGATAAAATTTATACAGATGAATAA
- the yidD gene encoding membrane protein insertion efficiency factor YidD: MKYIFIGLIKFYRTAISPFKPPSCRFFPTCSEYGLEAYKRFGVVKGTYLTVKRISKCHPFHPGGIDLVPEKNKK, encoded by the coding sequence ATGAAGTATATCTTTATCGGTTTGATAAAATTTTACCGTACTGCTATCAGTCCTTTTAAACCGCCGAGTTGCCGATTTTTCCCTACTTGCTCTGAATATGGACTCGAAGCCTACAAACGATTTGGTGTTGTTAAAGGTACCTATCTAACAGTAAAGCGAATTAGCAAATGTCACCCTTTTCATCCAGGTGGCATTGATCTGGTACCTGAAAAGAACAAGAAATGA
- the tlp gene encoding small acid-soluble spore protein Tlp encodes MSDQYRPKPDDRSDNVEKLQDMVQDTIQNIEKSHETMQYSSGKEKEAIQEKNKRREQAIEGMRQEIKDEYKDQN; translated from the coding sequence ATGTCAGATCAATATCGTCCTAAACCTGATGATCGAAGTGACAATGTAGAAAAACTGCAAGATATGGTCCAAGATACGATACAAAATATTGAAAAATCACATGAGACCATGCAATATTCTTCTGGTAAGGAGAAAGAAGCTATTCAAGAAAAGAATAAGCGAAGAGAACAAGCGATTGAAGGTATGCGCCAAGAAATTAAAGATGAATATAAAGACCAAAATTAA
- a CDS encoding HesB/YadR/YfhF family protein, which yields MDIQISKEAAKWYKHELDLENNDNYIRFFVRYGGFGGNIPGFSLGVSKDAPEEVHAAKEIDNITFYVEEKDAWYFEDNDLKIKFSRKKQEPEISYEKRA from the coding sequence ATGGATATACAGATAAGTAAAGAAGCAGCGAAATGGTATAAGCATGAGTTAGATTTAGAAAACAATGACAATTACATTCGCTTTTTTGTCAGATATGGAGGATTTGGAGGTAATATTCCAGGTTTTTCACTAGGTGTAAGTAAGGATGCACCTGAGGAGGTACATGCTGCTAAAGAAATAGACAACATTACTTTTTATGTCGAAGAAAAAGATGCATGGTACTTTGAAGATAATGATTTAAAAATTAAGTTTAGCAGAAAAAAACAAGAACCAGAAATTTCTTATGAAAAAAGAGCTTAG
- the folE2 gene encoding GTP cyclohydrolase FolE2 produces the protein MMKHQAKAFPVKQLPSKEKRHQLFGSVKPAPKTKPVDKMHMADLQNTKKDFLFDLDAVGVTKVKHPILIYSFMPPYTQTSVAEFTFTSSLKQTNKGTNMSRFIEQLASYQKNGFSTDLELLKKFTKDMAKRVEQQDATIEVSFPWFFERQAPDTSLIGLNHANASIKMEYHETKGFHIQLSLGVSITTLCPCSKEISEYSAHNQRGNVTMEIRVSDDYQEEDLDWKKVLLEAAESNASARLHPILKRTDEKFVTEQAYENPRFVEDMVRLIAADLYETPFIEKFKVTCQNEESIHMHDAIAEITYDKTKGI, from the coding sequence ATGATGAAACATCAAGCAAAGGCTTTTCCAGTAAAACAATTACCTTCTAAAGAAAAGCGCCATCAACTATTTGGTTCTGTAAAACCTGCCCCAAAAACAAAACCTGTTGATAAAATGCATATGGCGGATTTACAGAATACAAAAAAAGATTTTTTATTTGATCTAGATGCGGTTGGGGTTACAAAGGTAAAACACCCTATTTTGATATATAGTTTCATGCCACCGTACACACAAACAAGTGTCGCAGAATTCACATTCACTTCCAGCTTAAAACAAACGAACAAAGGCACAAACATGAGTCGCTTTATTGAACAACTAGCAAGTTACCAAAAAAATGGGTTCTCTACGGACCTAGAATTATTAAAGAAGTTCACAAAAGATATGGCCAAAAGAGTTGAACAACAAGATGCAACAATAGAAGTAAGCTTCCCTTGGTTTTTTGAAAGACAAGCCCCTGACACAAGTCTTATTGGCTTAAATCACGCTAATGCTAGTATTAAAATGGAATACCATGAAACAAAAGGATTCCATATTCAATTATCTTTAGGTGTATCCATTACTACACTATGCCCTTGCTCTAAAGAAATAAGTGAATATAGCGCTCATAATCAGCGTGGTAATGTTACAATGGAAATAAGAGTTAGTGATGATTATCAAGAAGAAGATCTTGATTGGAAAAAAGTCTTGCTTGAAGCAGCAGAAAGTAACGCAAGCGCTCGATTACATCCTATCTTAAAACGAACGGATGAAAAATTTGTTACAGAACAAGCATATGAAAATCCGCGTTTTGTCGAAGATATGGTTCGTTTAATAGCTGCTGATTTATATGAAACGCCATTTATTGAAAAGTTTAAAGTAACTTGCCAAAATGAAGAATCTATTCATATGCACGATGCGATTGCTGAAATCACTTATGATAAGACCAAGGGTATTTGA